A region of Halopiger xanaduensis SH-6 DNA encodes the following proteins:
- a CDS encoding VirB4 family type IV secretion system protein, with amino-acid sequence MPTMGNVILQTSSGAVAELVEWLSNPTSAEGAALYVGVVVVLTVGGKLLWDRYTEDDEKEVEFSDLLDEETLEEGGAERRLLDDIAESHKTVTAPAAIEWETRAARVGEQWTTTLYIADYPDYPNDGYLSDLFEMTDVQFDLTAHITPKNQERARTELQDIADDLQVDADLEQSVRSAYLQERANEAAATYTAVENGASVFDQGMFITVRADEKDELRDAVQKVKSALRDDPANLTPKTAICRQDLALQSAAPIGDNEFGRTSIALGGAVGALLSSPHNATILEEGGVEFGIHKDNQSPVVIDPFARDNGYAMFTVGDTGSGKSFSSKQNFIRSIEQSKDRIGIILEPLNNWTGVAEALDAKRITVGGTLGLNPLEIRETPEHVQRAMGEDASPFNEKLDDAMSFLTNFFALRGISLGDRRTTLELGLKRAYKRNGITDDISTHSNSSPTIRDMMDVFEDMIDNPEEFVVRSDEEAGKIKKDATWLLDQLRPFEEGGRHANLGQESDFDIRDEKVIYLDLAQQEGSVDSSTALTMQLLISLVYERAKVSEKEVVFYIDEARYIMQDAASLAFLETVFRHHRHHDLSIRLVTQTVDEFFEHAESEAILDQCAVKQFHRLDGMDEEWSDEFGLNYAQMRFVQDAVPGNEDAGFSEALVGVDGEWRGIKVKAMPKEKQVIDFDPTSQVRSSLPGAGDSAETEMLEFKEELQYRETNGTNETSESNEEPDAVGAEPDGGSTEETNDG; translated from the coding sequence ATGCCCACGATGGGTAACGTGATCCTCCAGACGAGCAGCGGTGCTGTCGCCGAGCTTGTGGAGTGGCTCTCAAACCCGACCTCAGCCGAAGGTGCGGCCCTCTACGTCGGGGTCGTAGTCGTTCTCACCGTCGGTGGGAAACTTCTCTGGGACCGGTATACCGAGGACGATGAAAAAGAGGTCGAGTTCTCGGATCTGCTTGACGAAGAGACGCTGGAGGAAGGCGGGGCCGAACGTCGGTTACTCGACGACATCGCCGAGTCGCACAAGACGGTCACCGCCCCGGCCGCTATCGAGTGGGAAACACGAGCCGCACGCGTTGGCGAGCAGTGGACAACGACGCTGTACATCGCGGACTATCCTGATTATCCCAACGATGGCTATCTGAGCGATCTTTTCGAGATGACCGACGTCCAGTTCGATCTGACGGCCCACATCACCCCGAAGAATCAGGAACGGGCACGGACCGAACTGCAGGATATCGCCGACGATCTTCAGGTTGACGCCGATCTCGAACAAAGCGTCCGGAGTGCCTATCTACAAGAGCGTGCCAATGAAGCCGCAGCGACGTACACGGCCGTCGAGAATGGCGCGAGCGTCTTCGACCAGGGAATGTTCATCACGGTCCGGGCTGACGAGAAGGACGAGCTCAGGGACGCCGTCCAGAAGGTCAAGAGTGCGCTCCGCGACGACCCGGCCAACCTCACGCCGAAGACGGCGATCTGTCGACAGGATCTCGCCCTTCAGTCCGCCGCGCCCATCGGTGACAACGAGTTCGGGCGGACGTCGATTGCGCTCGGCGGCGCCGTCGGTGCGTTGCTGTCCTCGCCGCACAACGCGACGATCCTCGAGGAGGGCGGCGTCGAGTTCGGGATTCACAAGGACAACCAGAGCCCGGTGGTCATCGACCCGTTCGCGCGAGACAACGGCTACGCGATGTTCACCGTCGGCGACACGGGGTCGGGGAAGTCGTTCAGTTCGAAACAGAACTTCATCCGCTCTATCGAGCAGAGCAAGGACCGAATCGGCATCATCCTCGAGCCGCTGAACAACTGGACCGGCGTCGCCGAAGCCCTCGACGCCAAACGCATCACAGTCGGCGGGACGCTCGGACTGAACCCCTTGGAGATTCGGGAGACGCCCGAGCACGTCCAGCGGGCGATGGGCGAGGACGCGAGCCCGTTCAACGAGAAGCTCGACGACGCGATGAGCTTCCTGACGAACTTCTTCGCGCTCCGCGGCATCTCGCTTGGCGACCGTCGGACGACGCTCGAACTCGGACTCAAGCGAGCATACAAGCGCAACGGGATCACCGATGATATCTCGACGCACAGCAACTCGAGCCCGACGATTCGTGATATGATGGACGTCTTCGAGGATATGATCGACAACCCCGAAGAGTTCGTTGTGCGGTCCGACGAAGAAGCCGGGAAGATCAAGAAGGACGCGACGTGGCTTCTCGATCAGCTCCGCCCCTTCGAGGAAGGTGGCCGTCACGCCAATCTTGGCCAGGAATCCGATTTCGACATCCGGGACGAGAAAGTCATCTACCTCGATCTCGCCCAGCAGGAGGGCAGCGTCGACAGCAGCACGGCACTGACAATGCAGCTGCTTATCTCACTGGTCTACGAGCGGGCGAAAGTTTCGGAGAAGGAGGTGGTGTTCTACATCGACGAGGCGCGGTACATCATGCAGGATGCCGCGAGTCTGGCATTCCTCGAGACAGTCTTCCGGCACCACCGCCACCACGACCTCTCGATCCGACTGGTTACGCAGACCGTCGACGAGTTCTTTGAGCACGCCGAGTCCGAGGCCATCCTCGATCAGTGTGCGGTCAAGCAGTTCCACCGCTTGGACGGGATGGACGAAGAGTGGTCCGATGAGTTCGGCCTGAACTACGCCCAGATGCGATTCGTCCAAGATGCCGTCCCCGGCAACGAGGACGCCGGCTTCTCCGAAGCGCTCGTCGGTGTCGACGGCGAGTGGCGCGGGATCAAGGTCAAAGCGATGCCCAAGGAGAAGCAGGTCATCGATTTCGATCCAACCTCCCAAGTTCGCTCCTCGTTACCGGGCGCCGGTGACAGCGCCGAGACCGAGATGCTGGAGTTCAAGGAAGAGCTCCAATATCGAGAAACGAACGGAACGAACGAAACGAGCGAATCGAACGAGGAACCAGACGCCGTCGGAGCTGAGCCAGATGGCGGATCTACGGAGGAGACGAACGATGGCTGA